Proteins from a single region of Hydra vulgaris chromosome 12, alternate assembly HydraT2T_AEP:
- the LOC136088202 gene encoding uncharacterized protein LOC136088202: MSKSEELVSIAMMRELLNIQKETILSFFHEALSNINERFDNFQSSFKEVRRELDEMKSGLNFVGDVFNDKARAVEEKINKVHDDLSNVRKMQGKISSDNIELKLKSVDIEDRNRRNNLRIDGVVENSEEKNWEITKKKVKQLFKDNLGIEKDIIIDRAHRVGVANDKRERTIVLKLRDYEDKKTILERATKLKGTNIFLNEDFSFTTRKIRKELFDQAKIHRQNGYFAKVVYNKLIVHEFRENTRNTDVIPTCVNE, from the coding sequence atgtCTAAATCAGAAGAGTTAGTTTCGATTGCTATGATGAGAGAGCTactaaatattcaaaaagaaacaattttgtctttttttcatGAAGCATTATCGAACATAAATGAGAGGTTTGATAACTTTCAATCTAGTTTTAAAGAAGTTCGGCGAGAACTCGACGAAATGAAATCTGGTTTAAATTTTGTTGGCGATGTATTCAACGATAAAGCTAGAGCAGTTgaggaaaaaattaataaagttcacGATGATTTATCAAATGTACGAAAAATGCAGGGTAAAATATCTTCTGACAATAttgagttaaaattaaaaagcgtTGATATTGAAGACCGTAACAGAAGAAACAATTTAAGAATTGACGGGGTCGTTGAAAATAGCGAAGAAAAGAATTGGGAAATCACAAAGAAAAAGGTAAAGCAACTATTTAAAGATAACCTTGGTattgaaaaagatattataattGATCGGGCTCATCGAGTGGGAGTAGCTAATGATAAACGAGAACGAACTATTGTCTTGAAGCTCCGGGATTACGAggacaaaaaaacaattttggaaagagcaacaaaattaaaaggaacTAATATCTTTCTAAATGAAGATTTTAGTTTTACCACGCGAAAAATTCGAAAAGAACTTTTTGATCAGGCGAAGATACATCGTCAAAATGGCTATTTTGCAAAAGTTGTTTACAACAAACTAATTGTTCACGAATTTCGAGAAAACACCCGCAACACAGATGTTATTCCGACATGCGTAAACGAGTAA